A single window of Kitasatospora sp. HUAS MG31 DNA harbors:
- the ggt gene encoding gamma-glutamyltransferase has protein sequence MRAPARLLPSLLLAAGLVCTGTAPAHAGGPPPKTPEAVGYGGAVASVDADATAAGLEVLRRGGNAVDAAVATAAALGVTEPYSAGIGGGGYFVHYDARTGQVSTLDGREIASRHSDESLFLENGAPLPFADAVTSGLSVGVPGTPATWEKALELWGSRSLGEVLRPAERIADRGFTVDQTFRDQTAANQQRFQDFPATRALFLPGGQLPTVGSTLRNPDLADTYRELGRKGTDAFYRGPIGADVVRTLQQPPVDPASGRNARPGRVDSRDLAGYRALVQRPTRVDYRGYEVYSIAPSSSGGTTVGEALGILSHSDLAALSPEQYLHRFLESGRIAFADRNRWVGDPRFSEVPTRQLLSPGFAAARACLIDPDHALTSPLAPGDPYHPGACAGTGPAATEAYEGPSTTHLTVADRWGDVVSYTLTIEQTGGSGITVPGRGFLLNNELTDFSFTPVTPGVPDPNLPGPGKRPRSSISPTVVLKDGRPFLAVGSPGGATIITTVLQVLTGRIDRGLGLEQAIAAPRASQRNTATTAAEPGFLALPERTRLEALGHVFAATPEIGAATGVERLPDGRWIAAAEPTRRGGGSAAVVHPSR, from the coding sequence ATGAGAGCTCCGGCCCGACTCCTCCCCTCCCTCCTGCTCGCCGCCGGCCTGGTCTGCACCGGCACGGCACCCGCCCACGCCGGCGGCCCGCCACCCAAGACCCCCGAGGCGGTCGGCTACGGCGGTGCGGTCGCCAGCGTGGACGCCGATGCCACCGCCGCCGGCCTGGAGGTGCTGCGACGGGGCGGCAACGCGGTGGACGCCGCCGTGGCGACGGCCGCCGCGCTCGGCGTCACCGAGCCGTACTCGGCCGGCATCGGCGGCGGCGGGTACTTCGTCCACTACGACGCCCGGACCGGCCAGGTCTCCACCCTGGACGGCCGGGAGATCGCGTCCCGCCACTCCGACGAGTCCCTCTTCCTGGAGAACGGCGCCCCGCTGCCCTTCGCGGACGCCGTCACCAGCGGACTCTCGGTCGGTGTCCCCGGCACTCCCGCCACCTGGGAGAAGGCCCTCGAACTCTGGGGCAGCCGTTCGCTCGGCGAGGTGCTCCGGCCCGCCGAGCGGATCGCCGACCGCGGCTTCACCGTCGATCAGACGTTCCGCGACCAGACCGCCGCCAACCAGCAGCGCTTCCAGGACTTCCCCGCCACCCGCGCGCTCTTCCTGCCCGGCGGCCAACTCCCCACCGTCGGCAGCACCCTGCGCAACCCCGACCTCGCCGACACCTACCGCGAACTCGGCCGCAAGGGCACCGACGCCTTCTACCGCGGTCCGATCGGCGCCGACGTGGTCCGTACCCTCCAGCAGCCCCCGGTGGACCCCGCCTCCGGCCGCAACGCCCGCCCGGGCCGGGTCGACTCCCGCGACCTCGCCGGTTACCGGGCGCTGGTCCAGCGCCCCACCCGGGTCGACTACCGCGGATACGAGGTGTACAGCATCGCGCCGTCCTCCTCCGGCGGCACCACCGTCGGCGAGGCGCTCGGCATCCTGTCCCACAGCGACCTGGCCGCGCTGAGCCCCGAGCAGTACCTGCACCGCTTCCTGGAGTCCGGCCGGATCGCCTTCGCCGACCGCAACCGCTGGGTCGGCGACCCCCGATTCTCCGAGGTCCCGACCCGGCAGCTGCTGTCGCCCGGGTTCGCCGCCGCCCGGGCCTGCCTGATCGACCCGGACCACGCCCTGACCAGCCCGCTCGCCCCCGGCGACCCGTACCACCCGGGCGCCTGCGCCGGCACCGGCCCCGCCGCCACCGAGGCGTACGAGGGCCCCAGCACCACCCACCTCACCGTCGCAGACCGGTGGGGCGACGTGGTCTCGTACACCCTCACCATCGAGCAGACCGGCGGCAGCGGGATCACCGTTCCCGGGCGCGGCTTCCTGCTCAACAACGAGCTGACCGACTTCAGCTTCACCCCGGTCACCCCCGGCGTCCCGGACCCCAACCTGCCCGGCCCCGGCAAGCGGCCCCGGTCCTCGATCTCGCCGACCGTGGTCCTCAAGGACGGCAGGCCCTTCCTCGCGGTGGGGTCGCCCGGCGGGGCGACCATCATCACCACCGTGCTCCAGGTGCTCACCGGCCGGATCGACCGGGGGCTCGGCCTGGAACAGGCCATCGCCGCCCCGCGCGCCAGCCAGCGCAACACCGCCACCACCGCCGCGGAGCCCGGCTTCCTCGCCCTGCCCGAACGCACCCGCCTGGAGGCCCTCGGCCACGTCTTCGCCGCCACCCCCGAGATCGGCGCCGCGACCGGCGTCGAACGCCTCCCCGACGGCCGCTGGATCGCCGCCGCCGAGCCCACCCGCCGCGGCGGCGGCTCCGCCGCGGTCGTCCACCCCTCCCGCTGA
- a CDS encoding lysoplasmalogenase produces the protein MTITRRLRAARGLLAGYAATSAAHLGAIATGASTLQHATKPALMPLLAAQSLAASRHTPKLLAPALAASTGGDVLLQLGSDPAFLAGMGSFAAAHVCYVTMFVQQGALDDRRRSLLVAAAYAAAWAAMIGQLWPDLGDLRFPVGAYSLLLASTAVTSAGLGWRSGIGGALFLFSDTLIATRLAGWKELPGHRFLIMATYIVAQYLLATGVIAAAERRAGGAAGVDADVEDAAEAALRAGVTANR, from the coding sequence ATGACCATCACCCGACGCCTCCGTGCCGCCCGCGGCCTCCTCGCGGGCTACGCCGCCACCTCGGCGGCCCACCTCGGGGCGATCGCCACCGGGGCGAGCACCCTCCAGCACGCCACCAAGCCGGCCCTGATGCCGCTGCTCGCCGCCCAGTCCCTGGCCGCCTCGCGGCACACCCCCAAGCTGCTCGCCCCCGCCCTGGCCGCCAGCACCGGCGGCGACGTCCTGCTCCAGCTCGGCTCGGACCCCGCCTTCCTGGCCGGCATGGGGTCGTTCGCGGCGGCCCACGTCTGCTACGTGACGATGTTCGTCCAGCAGGGCGCCCTCGACGACAGGCGGCGCAGCCTGCTGGTCGCCGCCGCGTACGCGGCCGCCTGGGCAGCGATGATCGGGCAGCTCTGGCCGGACCTCGGCGACCTGCGGTTCCCCGTCGGCGCGTACAGCCTGCTGCTCGCCTCCACCGCCGTGACCTCGGCCGGCCTCGGCTGGCGGTCCGGTATCGGCGGGGCCCTCTTCCTGTTCTCGGACACCCTGATCGCCACCCGGCTGGCCGGCTGGAAGGAGCTGCCGGGACACCGGTTCCTGATCATGGCCACGTACATCGTCGCCCAGTACCTGCTGGCCACCGGCGTGATCGCCGCGGCGGAGCGCCGCGCGGGCGGCGCGGCGGGCGTGGACGCGGACGTCGAGGACGCGGCGGAAGCCGCCCTGCGGGCGGGGGTCACGGCAAACCGGTAG
- a CDS encoding exodeoxyribonuclease III has product MTVRIATWNINSVTARLPKLLEWLESAEPDVLCLQELKCAADAFPFEAVRELGYETAAHGTGRWNGVAVVSRLGLEDVVRDLPGQPGFLAEDALVAAVEPRAIAATCGPVRVWSVYVPNGREVDHAHYRYKLEWLETLRSSVLEDAAGTRPFAVLGDFNIAPTDEDVFDPAAFEGLTHVTPVERAALTALQEAGLQDVVPRPLKYDRPYTYWDYRQLAFPKNRGMRIDLTYGNKAFVDAVKDSYVDREARKGKGTSDHAPVVVDLDI; this is encoded by the coding sequence GTGACCGTCCGCATCGCCACCTGGAACATCAACTCCGTCACCGCCCGGCTGCCCAAGCTCCTGGAGTGGCTGGAGAGCGCCGAGCCGGACGTGCTCTGCCTCCAGGAGCTGAAGTGCGCCGCCGACGCCTTCCCGTTCGAGGCGGTGCGCGAGCTGGGGTACGAGACGGCCGCCCACGGCACCGGCCGGTGGAACGGCGTGGCCGTGGTCTCCCGCCTGGGCCTGGAGGACGTGGTCCGCGACCTGCCCGGCCAGCCCGGCTTCCTCGCGGAGGACGCGCTGGTCGCCGCCGTCGAGCCGCGCGCCATCGCGGCGACCTGCGGCCCGGTCCGCGTCTGGTCGGTCTACGTGCCGAACGGCCGCGAGGTCGACCACGCGCACTACCGCTACAAGCTGGAGTGGCTGGAGACGCTGCGCAGCTCCGTCCTGGAGGACGCGGCCGGCACCCGCCCGTTCGCGGTCCTCGGCGACTTCAACATCGCGCCCACCGACGAGGACGTCTTCGACCCGGCCGCCTTCGAGGGCCTCACCCACGTCACCCCGGTGGAGCGCGCCGCGCTGACCGCCCTCCAGGAGGCCGGCCTGCAGGACGTGGTGCCCCGCCCGCTCAAGTACGACCGCCCCTACACGTACTGGGACTACCGCCAGCTCGCCTTCCCGAAGAACCGCGGCATGCGGATCGACCTCACGTACGGCAACAAGGCGTTCGTCGACGCGGTCAAGGACAGCTACGTGGACCGCGAGGCCCGCAAGGGCAAGGGCACCTCCGACCACGCCCCGGTGGTCGTCGACCTCGACATCTGA